The following nucleotide sequence is from Pseudomonas sessilinigenes.
GGGCGACCGGCCACTGCAGTTGGAACAGGACGCGGCCGTGGCCGAATTCGAGCTGGAACAAGGCCAGAGCGCCGAGTTCATCCTCGGCGGCAGTGACGATCCGCGGGTGCAATGCGGCGCCGGCGACCTGCACCTGAGCCGCACCCTGAGGTTCTGGCGCGACTGGATCGGGCGCTCCAACTACCGCGGGCGGTGGCGCGAGATGGTCAATCGCTCGGCCCTGGCGCTCAAGCTGCTGACCTCCAGGCGCCACGGCGCGATTCTCGCCGCGGCGACCTTCGGCCTGCCGGAAAGCCCGGGCGGGATACGCAACTGGGACTACCGCTACACCTGGGTCCGCGATGCTTCGTTCACCGTCTACGCCTTCATGCGCCTGGGCTACGTCGAGGAAGCCAACGCCTACATGCGCTGGCTGCGCGGGCGGGTCAGCGACTGCCATGGCAAGCCGACGAAACTCAACGTGCTGTATGGCATCGACGGGCGCCAGGAACTGCCGGAAATGGAGCTTGCGCACCTGTCCGGCCACGGCGGCGCACAGCCGGTGCGCATCGGCAACCAGGCCTACGAACAAGTGCAGCTGGACATCTTCGGCGAGCTGCTGGATGCGGTGTACCTGGTGAACAAGTACGGCGAAGGAATCTCCCACGAGGGCTGGAAACACACGGTGCAGGTGGTGGACCGGGTGTGCGCCGGCTGGCAGCACAAGGACGTGGGAATCTGGGAGATGCGCGGCGAGCAGCATCATTTCCTGCATTCGCGGCTGATGTGCTGGGTGGCGGTGGACCGGGCCATCCGCCTGGCCTCCAAGCGCTCGCTGCCGGCGCCCTTCGCCCGCTGGGACCAGGCCCGCCAGGCCATCTACGACGACATCTGGAGCCAGTTCTGGAACGAAGAGCGCGGGCACTTCGTCCAGCGCATCGGCAGCACCGCCCTGGACGGTTCGATGCTGTTGATGCCGCTGGTACGCTTCGTCGGTGCCCGTGATCCACGCTGGCTCTCCACCCTGGAGGCCATCGAGAACAGCCTGGTGCGCGACGGCATGGTCTATCGCTACCGCAACGACGACAGCCGGATCGACGGCCTGGACGGTACCGAGGGCGCGTTCGCCGCCTGCTCGTTCTGGTACGTCGAATGCCTGGCCCGGGCCGGGCGCCTGGAGCAGGCGCACCTGGAGTTCGAGCAATTGCTGCGTTATGCCAACCCCCTGGGCCTGTACGCCGAGGAGTTCGACCCCCACGGCCGTCACTTGGGCAATACGCCCCAGGCCCTGACCCACCTGGCGCTGATCAGCGCGGCCTGTTTCCTCGACCGGCGCTTGAGCGGCGACAAGGAGGTCTGGCAACCTTGAGCGCCGCCTGTGAGCACAGGCGCCCTCCTCCCCCGGCCCAATGGATGTGCCCATGCCCGACTCACCGATCATCGCCGTGATGATCCACGCCGCCGACTGGCGCGCCGCCACTGACTGGTACGCCCAGGCGTTTCCCCAGGCCCGCCGGGTGCGGCATGAGCCCGATGATTTCGGGCACCTGCAACTGGGCGAGCTGGCCCTGGAAATCGTCCCCAGCGACGCCAAGGTCGGCCAGGGCCCGGCGGGCAGCGTGGTGTACTGGCGCGTCGCCGACCTATCCGGTGAACTGCAGCGCCTGGAGGCCCTGGGCGGTCGCTTGTATCGCGGCCCCATGGCCATCGAAGGTGGCGAGTGGATCTGCCAGGTGCAGGACCCCTGGGGCAACTGCATCGGCCTGCGCCAGCCGGCGCCCTTGGCCTGAGGTGAAAAATGGCGCTCCTCCTTCAAGCAGCGTGTCCACAGCACCGACCTGCAAGTGAAGCCGGTGCGGCGAGCGACACCGCGCTAGAATCCGCCCCTCGACTTTCCCCTGGAGCCCCCTCATGAGCCTGGAGTTGCACCTTGAAGCCGACAAACGCCTGACCACGGCGCTGCTCGGCCGTCTGCTGGAGGGTCTTGCGGGAGCCGAAATGGCCCCAGCGTCCGGAGGCCTGCAGGCGACCTTCCCATCAGGGCTGAGCCTTGACAACGAGGATTCGAACCTGGAGCCCGAAATCCGCGCCGAAGACCGCAAAGGCTGCGACTTCGCCGTCGGCCTGCGCTGCTACTTGCGCATCAAGGGCCCCGAACCCGAGGGCCACAGCGCCCTGGATGACCTGCGACGACTGCTGGACAGCATTGCCCAGAACAGCGAGGCGCTGTTCATCCTCTCGTTCCAGTACGAATCCACGCTCTACTGGCGCGACGCCGACGGTCTGCATGAAGCCTGAGCCACGAAACCACCACGAGTGACACCACCCCGATGAAAACACTGGTCGCCCTGTTTGCCCTGCTGTTCAGCAACGTCGCCCTGTGCGCCTCGTTCAGCGACTCCCCCGAAGCTCTGGTGCGCCAGTTCATTGCCGACTATCAGCAGTGGAGCGACAACGCCAGCGCACGCCAGCCGGTGGACGCGCCCCTGCAATCGCTCGACCTGGCGCAGCAGGAGTACGCCCGGTTGCTGGCCAAGTTCTGCCTGCCGGGCTTCCAGGGCCAGCCGATTGCCTTCACCTCCCCGGCCAGCCACGGCACGGGCTATGAGCAAGTTCTCTCGAGCAGCCGTACCGGTGATCGCGCGCTGGTGAAAACCCGGGCGATCACGCCCGGTACGGGGTTTGCCGCCGATTATCACTACCAGCTGATCTTCCGTGACCAGCGCTGGTACCTCAGCGAAGTGTTCTACGTGGACGATGAGGGCCAGTACGAATCGCTGTAGATCACCTGCAAGCCATTTTTGCGCTAGGGTGTTGCGAGCCACCGAACTCCGGAGTCGCCATGCCCAGCCCAGCCGCCCTGCATCACGCCACCACTGCCAGCCTGCATATCGCCTACGAGGAACACGGCCCGCGTGGTGGCGAGCCGGTGATCCTGCTGCACGGTTTTCCCTACGATCCACGGGCCTACGACGAGATCGCCCCGCCCCTGGCCGAGCGCGGCTATCGAGTGATCGTGCCGTACCTGCGCGGCTATGGGCCGACGCGCTTCACCCACCCGGGGATCATGCGTTCCGGGCAACAGGCGGCACTGGCCCAGGACCTGCTGGAGCTGATGGATGCCCTGCAACTGCCCACGGCCACCCTGGCCGGCTACGACTGGGGCGGACGCGCGGCGTGCATCGTCGCGGCCCTCTGGCCGCACCGGGTGCGCGGCCTGATGAGCGCCGACGGCTACAACATCCAGAACATCGCCAAGGCCTGTGAGCCCCGGGCTCCGGAAACCGAGCTGCAGCTCTGGTACCAGTATTACTTCAATACCCAGCGCGGGGTGGACGGCCTGCGCGCCAACCGCCAGGAGTTCTGCAAGCTGCTGTGGCGCCTGTGGTCGCCGACCTGGCAACAAGGGCCCGGGCTCTATGGGTTGAGCGCGCCGTCCTTGGACAATCCGGATTTCGTCGAGGTGGTGATCCACTCCTATCGCCATCGCTTCGGCTACGCCCCGGGCGATCCGGCGCTGGAACCCATCGAGCAGGCGCTGCTGGCCCAGCCGCCGATCCAGGTACCGACCATCGCCCTGTGCGGCGCCGACGATGGCGTCGGTGCGCCGCTGGTGCCGGACCCCGACGGCCCGCAGTTCACCCGCGGTTATGAACGGCGGATCTTGCCCGGGGTCGGCCACAACGTGCCCCAGGAGGCGCCGCAAGCCACCCTCGAGGCCCTGTTGGAACTGCTGCAAGACGCTTGAAGAGCGCGACTGGCGCACGCCATGGCGGGGGAAAAATCGGTACACTGCGCGACCTCGATCCCCCCACAGGACATGGAATGTTATCCGCCGCCTCTTCTTCACGCCCTGGCCTGCGCCGGGGCCTGGTGCTCTGGCTGTACGCCGCCGGCGCCGGCCACTTGCTCGCCGGCCTGCTGCTGACCTGGGCCGGCCACCAGGCGCTGTTCAACGACTACCTGGCCACTATCGAACAAGCCTTCTGGGGCGCCGCCGCCCCGGCGCCGGCCCGGGCCCAGCAGGTCTGGTGGCTGGGCCTGTTCGGCGCCACCCTGCAAAGCTACGCCCTGTACCTGCTGGCCCTGGTGTACCTGGGCGATCGCCTGCGCGCGCCGGCGGCCTGGGCCTGGCTGATGGCCGGGATCGTCCTCTGGGCGCCCCAGGACATGTGGCTGTCCTGGCAGGTGGGCATGTCGTCCCATCTGTGGATCGACAGCTTCGCCCTGCTGGTGCTGCTGCCACCTTTGGCCTGGCTGTACCGCCACGACCGCCTTACCTCTCGCTCTCTTTCGTAAAAGGACTTCATCATCGTGGCTGACTTGCCGTTCCTGCAGTGGGCCGTCGCCCTGCTGCTCGCCCAAGGGGTGCTGGGCGCCCTGGACACCCTCTACCACCACGAACTCACCGTGGCCCTGCCGCAACGCCACAGCGCACGCAAGGAACTGAGCATCCATGCCCTGCGCTCGTGCTTCTACGGCGTGCTGTTCATGGGCATCGCCCACCTGGCGTTCCAGGGCATCTGGGCCTTGGTGATCGCCCTGCTGTTCGCCCTGGAGATCGGCCTGACCCTGTGGGACTTCGTGGTCGAGGACCGCAGCCGCAAGCTGCCGGCCATCGAGCGCATCATGCACACGGTGCTGGCGATCAACGCCGGTGCCTTCTTCGCCTTGTACGGCCTGCAACTGCTGGAATGGTCGCGCTTGCCCAGCGCCCTGGCCCCTATCGACCTGGGCTGGCAGGGCTGGGCCCTGAGCCTGTTCGCCGTGGGCGTGAGCGCCTCGGGGATTCGCGATGGCCTGGCGGCCCTGCGCCTGCAACGCCAGGGGCAGGCGATCAATCCGTTCACCGGCGGCGCAGGCAAGCGGGTGCTGGTCACCGGCGGCACCGGCTTCATCGGCGAAGCGCTGGTCAACCAGTTGCTCGACGCCGGCCATACGGTCAGCGTGCTGGCCCGGGACCCCTTGCGCGCCGCCTACCTGTTCGACGGTCGCGCCCGCTGCCTGCGCTCTTTGGACAAGCTGGGCCATGGCGAAGCGTTCGACGTGATCATCAACCTGGCCGGCGCCCCGGTGGCCGGGCCGCGCTGGTCGGCCAAGCGCCAGGCACAACTGCTGGCCAGCCGGGTCGGCACCACCGAAGGCCTGCTCAATTGGCTGCAACACGCCCAGCACAAGCCGGCCCTGTGGATCCAGGCCTCGGCCATCGGCTTCTACGGGGTGCGCGATGCCAGCCAGGAACTGGATGAAGACGCCGAGCGCGGCGAAGGCTTCATGGCGGATTTGTGCGCCCGCTGGGAGTCCTCGGCCGAGCCCGCCAAACGCTTCGGCGTACGCCAGGTGGTGCTGCGCCTGGGTATCGTGTTCGGCCCCGGCGGCGCCCTCAAGCCGCTGCTGATGCCCTTCTACTTCGGTTTTGGCGGACGCATGGGTGATGGCCGGCAGATCATGAGCTGGGTGCACCGCGACGATGTGCTGCAAGTGATGGCCCGCGCCATGCGCGACGAATCCCTGGAGGGCACCTACAACCTGGTGGCCCCGGATGCCGTGAGCCAGGGGCAGTTCGCCGAGAGCGTCGGCCAGTTGCTCAAGCGCCCGGTATGGCTGCATGTACCCTCAGCGCCGGTGCGGGCTCTGGCCGGGGAAATGGCCCAGCTGTTCTTCGATGGCCAGAAGGTGGTGCCGGCGCGGCTGTTGCAGGCCGGCTACCGCTTCCGCTACCCGACCCTGGACAGCGCCCTGCGCGATCTGGCCTGAACCGAGGAGCCTCGATGAGCAAGCCCCTGTTGTACTTGCTGGCGGGCAACGGCAGCGCCAGCGACTGGTGGGACGATGCCGTACCGCACTTTCGCCGTTATCGAGTGCAAACCCTGGAACTGCCGGGGTTCGGCGACAACCCACAACCACCGTGCGACGACCTGGGGCAGTACGCCGAGGCCCTGCTGGCGCTGACCGCCCCGGGCAACGCCATCGTCGCCGTGGGCATCAGCGCCCTGGTGGTGCTGCATGCCTTGCAGCGCCGTCCCGGGCACTTCTCCCGCAGCGTGCTGCTGTCGCCGGTGGGGGCCTTCCTCTGGCAGCGGCGCCTGCCGGCGTTGATGTCGCCACTGCCGGTGCGGCTGTTGATCCACCGCTTGCTCGGCCAGCGTCCGGCCTGGTTCGCCCACAAGTTCTCGCGCCAGCGCTGGAGCCCCCAGCAGTACCGGCGCATGGGCGCAGGTTATGCCCGCTGCCGGGCCTTCGTGCCGCTGTGGGAGCAATTGCGGGCCGACACCGCGCTGCCACTGCTGGAATGGATCGAAGACCCGGTGGAGCTGGTCTGGGGTGATCAGGACCAACTGCTCGGCAGCGCCCAGGCCGCAGCCTGGAGCGCGATCCTGGCCCGCGCCGACCTGCGGGTCAGCCTGCGCCCGGGCTGGGGCCACTACCCGTGGATCGATGCGCCGGCCGAGTTCGTCGCCTGGATCGAGGCGCCCAACGATGGCTTCGTCGCCCACACCAAGGGCGGGCGCCTGCATCTTGCACAATGGGCCGGCCAGCCGGTGCCGGCCGCCCTGAGCCTGGACAGCGCCGAGGATCCGCGCCTGCCATCGCTGCTGGCCAGCCAGCCCGATGCCCTGTGGGCCGTGCGTTCCTCCAGCTATGGCGAAGACCAGGCCGACTCGGCCAACGCCGGGCTCAGCACCACCTACCTGCGGGTGGCCGCCAGCGAAGTGGCGCAACGCATCAGCGAACTGCGCCGGAGCGGGGTCGAGGAAGTGGTGGTGCAGCGTTTCGTCCAGCCGGTGCTGTCGGGGATCGCCTTCGTGCGCCACCTGGCGGTGGAACTGGAATGGGTCGAGGGCCACCTGGAAAGCCTCGCCGATGGCCAGGCCAGCCCCGAGCGGGCGGTGCTGTCGCGCCTGGGCCAGGCTTGGGAAAGCGGCACCTTCACCACCCGCCACGGCCTGTCTGCCAAGGCCTTGTGGGACTTTCTGCAAGGGGTGCTGAAGGTTTTCCACTACGTCCCCGGCGACATCGAGTGGGCCTGGGATGGCCAGCAACTGTGGCTGCTGCAATACCGCCCGATCAGCGACTACGGCTGGCGCCGGCACCTGACCGCGGCCAACATCGCCGAGATCCTGCCACCACAACCCAGCCGCTTCGTCGAGTACGGCCAGCGCCGGGCAGCGGCCAGCATCCCGGCGATCATGGCCCGCTGGGACAGCCGGGTACTGGAGAACAACGAGCCGTTTACCGCCCTGTTCGGCGGCGCCTCCTACATCAACAACGACCTGTTCCTGGCGCGCCTGGCGGATTGGGGCCTGCCCTCCTCCGGTTATGCCGCCGAAGTCGGTGGCGCGGCCCCGGCCCTGCCCTTGCGGCCCCTGCGCCTGCTGCGTTCGCTACCACGCCTGCTGCGCATGCAATTCATCGCCCGCAGCCACCTGCTGAGCCTGGAACCGGGCCTGCGGCGCTTCGAACGGGAACTGGCGCAACTGCGCGAGGCCGGGGCCTCGGGCCAGGAACTGGCGGACTGGTTCAGCCGCTTCTACGTGTTCGTGGTCCAGGGCAACCTGTGCATCGCCACGGCCCTGGCCAGCAGCGGTGGCGCCCTGCTCGGTCGCCCGCCCACCGCCTACGACAACCTGGAGCACAGCCCCCATCGGTTGCCCTGGGAAACCGATCCCGGCACTGCGCGCCCAGCATGCGCGCCGCTGCCATTGCAGGCGTTCCCAAGCTGGAGCCCGGCCGTCGCCCTGGCCCATCGCCTGGGCCTGCCGGGCATGCGCGGCTACTACCTGCAAGTGCGCGAATGGTACCGGGACAACCTGATGCGCCTCTTCATGGGCCTGCACCATGCACTGCCCGAGGCCGATCGCGACTACTGGTTCGCCCCCCACGAACAGGTGCGCAGTCGCGGTGGCAGCTTCTGGCAGGACGGCCGCGAAGGCAGCGAGCAGGCCAGTGGCTTCATGATCTACCCGGGCCAGGCCCAGGGCATCCTCGGGGTGGACATCCTCCTGGAGGACACCCTCGACCCCGGTCGGCATGCCCACTACCAGCAGGCGCGGGCAGTGATCGCACGCATGGGCGGGCGCCTGTCCCATGGCTCGACCCTGCTGCGGGAACTGCGCAAGCCCTCGGCGGTGCTGCCCCAGGTGGATCCGAGCTGGATGGGCCGCGAAGTGCACTATGTCGACGGTCAACTGAACCTGGTCCAGGACTGAGAGTGGCTCAGGAGGATTCCTGGGTGGCGGCGAAACGTTCGCGATAGGCCTGGGGCGTCACGCCCAGGGCCCGCAACACGCTGCGGCGCAGAGTCTCCTCACTGCCAAAACCGCACTGCACGGCAATGCGCTTGATCGACAAGCCAGTGTCGGCCAGCAAGCGGCGGGCGGTTTCCACCCGGATCAGCTCGATCGCCCGGGCCGGGGTCTGGCCGGTGTCGGTGCGGTAGTGGCGCACGAAACTGCGCTCGCTCATGGCCGCTTGCTCGGCCAGCACCGGCACCGTCAGTTCCCGGTTGAGGTTCTCGGCGATCCAGGCGTGCAGCCCATCGAAACGCCCGCCACCGTTCTGCAGCGCCAGGGTCACGCTGAACTGCGCCTGCCCGCCCGGGCGCTTGAGGAACACCACCAGTTGCCGGGCCACTTCCAGGGCTGCCTCGCGCCCCAGGTCAGCCTCCACCAGGGCCAGCGCCAGGTCGATGCCGGCAGTGACCCCGGCCGACGTCCAGACCGGGCCGTCGTTGATGAAGATCGGGTTGGCCTCGACCCGCAATTGCGGATAGGCCTCGGCCAGTTGCTCGCAGCGAGTCCAGTGGGTCACCACCCGTCGGCCATCCAGCCAGCCGCTGGCCGCCAGCAGGAAAGCCCCGGTACAGACCGAGGCCACCCGCCGTGCCGCCCCCGCCCGGCTCGCGATCCAGGCCACCAGTTGCGGGTCACGGGCAGCCGCGTAGACCCCGCCGCCACCGGCCACGATCAAGGTATCGCAAGCCTGCTCCAGGCCCGGCAGGGGGTCGGCCAACAACGCCAGGCCCGACGAACTGAGGGTCGCCCCGCCGGGGCTTGCCACCACCCGGGGGTTATAGGGCAACGGCAGCCCCCGCTCGCGGGCCCGGTCATTGGCTGAGGCGAACACCTGCAAGGGCCCGGTGACATCCAGCAACTGGGCGTTGGCAAAAGCCAGGACAAAGACGTTTTTCGCGGTGCTGGGCATGATTGGCGTAAATCGAGGGCAGGTTGGCGTATGCGCCAAATCCTAGAAGGCTAGAGTCAGCTCGTCCACCCCATCGATACAAGGAGCTCGCAATGGCCGTGCAGATCGGTTTTCTGTTGTTCCCAGGCGTCCAGCAACTGGACCTGACTGGCCCCTATGACGTGCTGGCGGCGCTGCCGGATACGCAAGTGCATTTGCTGTGGAAGGAGCCAGGGCCGATCAGCTCCAGTGCCGGGATGCTGCTGCAAGCCACCACTGGCTTCGCCGCTTGCCCGCCGCTGGATGTGCTCTGCGTACCGGGCGGGGCCGGCGTCGGGGCCTTGATGGAAGACCCACAGGTGCTGGATTTTCTCCGCCAGCAGGCCGCCCAAGTGCGTTACCTGACCTCGGTCTGCACCGGTTCCCTGGTGCTCGGTGCCGCCGGCCTGCTACAGGGCAAGCGGGCCACCACCCACTGGGCCTACCACGAGTTGTTGGCGCTGCTGGGGGCCATTCCCGTCCATGAACGAGTGGTGCGCGATGGCAACCTGTTCACCGGCGGCGGCATCACCGCGGGCATCGACTTCGCCCTGACCCTGGCCGCCGAGTTGTTCGACCCACAGACTGCGCAGCGGGTGCAGCTGGATCTGGAATATGCCCCGGCCCCGCCCTTCGACGCTGGCAGCCCGGACACCGCCCCCGCCCCCCTGGTGCAACAAGCCCGCCAGGCCACCACGGCCTCCCTGAACAAGCGCCGGGAAATCACCCTGCGCGCCGCCGCCAGGTTGCAGGCCGGCTGATCCGGCACCCTCAGGCGCGGCGTACCGGGCCGTGGCGGTCGCTGGCCAGCAAGGAGTCAATGCCGCCATCGCCATAGACCCGCTCGACCCTGGAGATCACCACCTGGTAACCGGCGTACCAACGCCGGTACTGGCGCTTGGCGGCAAGGTGCCGGGGGTCGCGGGCGAAAGCCTGGATCGATGCCTCGTCCTCCCAGTAGTAGCTGGCGTTGACCAGGCCCTGGCCAGCGTTGGTCCAGGACTGGGCACCGACGAAACCCGGCAGGCTGGCGGCAACTTCGTCGATGATCGCGCTCAAACGCTGGAACTCTTCGTCGGCCTGGCCGGGCTTGTAGATAAAGGCGGCGATGTACATGCTCGGACTCCATTGGGGAAAAATCAGCTCGGCTGGGTCATCAGCGCCAGGCGCAAGGCCAGGGCCAGCAACACCGCCGCCAGTAGCCAGGACTGCAACCTGGCAACACCTGCCGTACGAGCGGCCAGGCCACGGCCCAGCGCGGCACCAAAGACTCCCAGGCAGGTATGAAAGACGCCGCTGACCAGGGTCAGGACCAAGCCCAGGACCACCAATTGCCAGGCGATGCTGCCCTGTCCGGGGCTGACGAACTGCGGCAAGAAGACCATGAAGAACAACAGCGCCTTGGGGTTGAGCAGGCTGTTGCCCATGGCCCGGACGAACACCGTGGCCAGCGGCACCCGGGGCGTGTCGGCAAGGTTCAAGCCAGCCCTGCTGCCCAGGGCCTTCCAGGCCAGCCACAAAAGGTAGGCGACCCCGGCATAACGAATCAGGTCCAGGGCCGGCGGCCAACTGGCCACCAGCGTGGTGACGCCGGTGGCGGTGAGCAGGGTCAGGCAGATATCCGCGACCCCGATCCCCAGCCCCGAAGCGACCCCTCCCCGCCAGCCATAGGCCATGCCCTGGCTGAGGACGAAGGCCATGTTCGGCCCCGGTGACAACAGCAACAACAGTACGGCACCGATGAAGATCGATAGGCTCGTCCAGTCCGGCATGCTTGTGCGCTCCTGCGGGAAAGCCGGTAGATTAGGAGCCCTTCCTGATACAAACAAAAAACTGTTCTAGATACACCGGGAGTCCAGCAATGCGCCGCACTCGCTACAAGGCCATCGTCGATGATTTCGCCCTGCGCATTCGTGCCGGGCAGTTGCCGCCCGGCACCCAGTTGCCCACGGTCCGGGCGCTGATGGCCAGGGAGCGGGTAGCCCTGGCCACCGCCTTGCGGGTCTACCAGGAGCTGGAAGCCATTGGTCTGGTGGTGGGCGAGGCCGGGCGCGGGACCTTCGTACGCGATAGCAGCCTGTGCCGGGGGATGGGCCTGGAGCAGCAACCGGCCAAGGACTGCGAGGTGGACCTGTCCTTCAACTACCCGGCCCTGCCCGGCCAGGAACAGAACCTGCGTGAGGGCCTGCGGGCCATCGCCGCCTCCGGCGACCTGGATGCCCTGCTGCATTCCGCTCCCCAGGGCGGGCGCCTGCATGAACGCCAGACCGCGGCCCGGCACCTGCGCAATCGCGAGATCCGCGTCGGTGCCGAGCAGGTGCTGATCGTCAATGGCGCCCAGCAAGGGCTGGCGGTCAGCCTGCTGGCGCTGCTGCGGCCCGGGGATGTCCTGGCGGTGGACGCCCTGACGTACCCGGGCCTCAAGAGCCTGGCCCTGGTCCACCGCCTGGACCTGGAACCCCTGCCGCAGATCGATGGCCTGACCGACCTCGACGCCTTGGAAGAGCTGTGTCGCCGGCGGCCGGTGCGCGCGCTGTACTGCATGCCCACCCTGCACAACCCCCTGGGCACGGTGATGCCTCTGGCCCAGCGCCAGCGCCTGGTGCAACTGGCCCGCGAGCATGACTTCTGGCTGATCGAGGACGGTGCCTATGCCTTTCTCGCTGAACCGGCGCCGCCACCACTGCAGACCCTGGCGCCGGAGCGCACCTTGTACATCTCGGGTTTGTCCAAGAGCGTCGCCTCGGGGCTGCGCATCGGTTTCATCGTCGCGCCCCCGGCGTTGATCCCGGCCCTGGAACGGGCGATTCGAGTGTCCAGCTGGAGCACCCCGACCCTGACCGTGACCTTAGGTTGCCTGTGGATAGAATCGGGGCTGGTGGACAACCTGGAAGAGCAGAAGCGCCACGACGCCCGCCAACGCCAGCACCTGGCAGCACGGGTGCTGCAGGGTTGCGATTACCTGGCCAACCCTTCGTCCTACTTTCTCTGG
It contains:
- a CDS encoding PLP-dependent aminotransferase family protein, with protein sequence MRRTRYKAIVDDFALRIRAGQLPPGTQLPTVRALMARERVALATALRVYQELEAIGLVVGEAGRGTFVRDSSLCRGMGLEQQPAKDCEVDLSFNYPALPGQEQNLREGLRAIAASGDLDALLHSAPQGGRLHERQTAARHLRNREIRVGAEQVLIVNGAQQGLAVSLLALLRPGDVLAVDALTYPGLKSLALVHRLDLEPLPQIDGLTDLDALEELCRRRPVRALYCMPTLHNPLGTVMPLAQRQRLVQLAREHDFWLIEDGAYAFLAEPAPPPLQTLAPERTLYISGLSKSVASGLRIGFIVAPPALIPALERAIRVSSWSTPTLTVTLGCLWIESGLVDNLEEQKRHDARQRQHLAARVLQGCDYLANPSSYFLWLKLGDGRRADSVVAALARQKVTVTSADPFATTTHTPQALRLALGSISLPLLEQALHKVHSEVTR